The region GAACTGGATGGCAATTTCGGAGGCCTGCCGGGCGAGCCGCTTTCCGGTCCGGAGGTAGAAAGGCACGTCCTGCCAGCGCCAATTGTCAAGGAACAGCTTTAACGCCACAAATGTCTCCGTCTGGGAATCAGGCGATACGCCGTCTTCTTCGCGGTAACCAGGCGCTTTCTTGCCGCCGACCCAACCCGCGCCGTATTGCCCGCGCACCACGCAATGATGGACGGCGTCAGCGTGAATCGGACGAACGGCGTGGAGGACGTCTACTTTCTTGTTGCGAATCTCGTCGGCCTCGAAGGAGACCATCGGTTCCATGGCGACGAGACAAAGGAGTTGCATGAGGTGATTCTGCACCATGTCGCGCAGGGCTCCGGCGTGGTCGTAATAGCCGCCGCGATGTTCGACACCGACAGCTTCGACAGCGGTGATAGTCACGTAATCCACATAACGCCGGTTCCAGAGCGGCTCGAAAAGTGGATTGGCAAAGCGGAAAGCCAGAATATTCTGCACCGTTTCCTTGCCCAAATAATGGTCGATGCGAAAGATTTGAGATTCCTCGAAATTGGCGGCGAGGATGGCATTCAGGGCGCGGGCGGATTCCAGGTCATAGCCGATCGGTTTCTCGACCACAATCCGCGCCCATTCCCGGTCACGCGCCAGTCCGGCCTTGCCGAGGTATTTTGGGATTTCGCCGAACATGCTCGGCGGTGTGGCCATGTAAAAGACGCGGTGGACTTTGGCGCCCCATTCCTTTTCCAGCTTCGCGCATTGTTCGCCCAGGTCCGTATAAGTTTGCAGCTTCTTGAAATCGCCCTGCTGGTAATGGAGATGCCGGGCAAACTCGCCCCATTCGCCGGTTTTCACCTTTCCTTGGCGCGAGAATTCCTTGACGCCGTCGTGGAGACGCCGGCGCAGCTTTTCGTCGCTCAAGTCAACGCGATCCACCGCGATGACCGAAAAATGAGCGGGCATACTTCGGTCGCGTGAGAGGTCAAACAAGGCCGGCACAAGTTTCCGCCAGGTCAAGTCACCGGCCCCGCCAAAAATGACGAACACCGTCGGTTCGAGTTGGTCATTCTTTTCCATGATTCTCACTTCTTCACCTGTTCCGGGTGAGACGTGCCCTTGGCATCGATCCGCTCATAAGCGTGTGCGCCGAAGTGATCCCTACGGGCCTGGATGAGATTGAGTGGCAGCCTGGCGCTTCAACTTGATTCCACTCATCAAGTCCTTTCACGACGTCACGCTTGCGGAGATCGATCTAAACAAGCGATGATTGCTTCGGTAACCTGCTTGGTCTCATCGGGACCTCGAACTGGGATAGAAAACACCCCTGCTTCTTCCGCCGGATAGTCGTTCCCTCCGACGAACAGGGCATCCCCTATGAAAATCATCTCTTCCAGTGGAATGCCCAGAAGGTCTCGCAGCTTTCTGAGTCCGTAGGCTTTGTCAATGCCCGGTTTAGTGACATCAATGGATGTCGCGCCACCCATTCGGACCGAAAACTCGGGAATAAAGGTATCAAGGATCGCTTTGATCTTCTTCCGCTTGGTGAAATCGGAGTCCCATTTGTTCTTTTCTCCCAAGGGGGCCTGCTGACCTAACGCGGAAAATGTGATCTGGCTTCCCCGGTCTTCAATGACCTCTCCCCAGACTTTTTCGACCTTGAACCCTGCTACTCCGAGCGCCTTCTTTAAAGAACTGACGATTTTCTCTTTTTCATCCGCGGTGAAATCTTCTGAATAGATCTTCTTCCAATCCCCTGCGTATTGGAAGAACTTTGTTCCACATGTAGGAAGGAGGGATAGATTCGCCAGGCGTTCGTCATGGGGAAGATTGGAGAGCATTTGTTTTTCAAACTGCGGCCAATCGCCTCCGGAAATCACGGCCACTTTGACGACACCGAGAAGGTCATGCAGCAGTGCCGACATTTCGGCATCAAGAGACGATTTACTCTCGGCCAGTGTGCCGTCCAGATCATAAACAATTAGCTTTTTCACTATCCTTCCCCCTCTGAATTCTTGCGCTCTCAATTGCAGTCTCCGGCCCTGCCAACCCTCCCGTTGCTGGCCCGGATGTAAACTATTCCGGTAGCGCCATTGTTAACAAGCTCACGGCCCTCGGCGGCCGAAAAGCACGCGCTCCGACCAGCTCCGGCAAGAGCAATGGCGTCGCCCTGCCCCGTGCCCTCGATGCATATCAGCACGCGCCGCACACCCGCGGGATCACTTCCTGTTCGAAGATCCTGGTATGCCCCGCTTCACAACCAGGCGTCACCATGATGGAAACCGTTCGTGCGAGCATAGTACGCCCACGACGTCCGTCTGCCACTGAATTCTGACGGGCTGGTGGGGACGCTTTTCTTATACCTTGGAGGCAATTCGGGGTCAGTTCAATCCTGCTCAAGGCGGTGGCTAGAATTGCTCATCCCTGTTAATGAAGGGGAGCCACAGTCTGGGACTGATGGGAATTACCGGGGGCTTGATAGGGATACGGGTGCTGGGTGACGTAAGAAAGTGGGACGATGCGGGGGCTGTTTTGCGGAGTCGGAGCGAAGGGTCTCCCTTTTGGAGCACCCCATCTAGACAAGATGCTTATCTCCGCGATACACCGCTCACCAGTGCAGGTTGGGTGCGCCTGTAACACTTATTTCCGATACCTAGGA is a window of Terriglobia bacterium DNA encoding:
- the zwf gene encoding glucose-6-phosphate dehydrogenase gives rise to the protein MEKNDQLEPTVFVIFGGAGDLTWRKLVPALFDLSRDRSMPAHFSVIAVDRVDLSDEKLRRRLHDGVKEFSRQGKVKTGEWGEFARHLHYQQGDFKKLQTYTDLGEQCAKLEKEWGAKVHRVFYMATPPSMFGEIPKYLGKAGLARDREWARIVVEKPIGYDLESARALNAILAANFEESQIFRIDHYLGKETVQNILAFRFANPLFEPLWNRRYVDYVTITAVEAVGVEHRGGYYDHAGALRDMVQNHLMQLLCLVAMEPMVSFEADEIRNKKVDVLHAVRPIHADAVHHCVVRGQYGAGWVGGKKAPGYREEDGVSPDSQTETFVALKLFLDNWRWQDVPFYLRTGKRLARQASEIAIQFRGVPHQSFPPESGRDWHPSRLVLSIQPEEGIVLGFQAKYPGPKMRLRPVDLRFNYRESFAAPSPNAYETLLWDVMKNDPTLFMRADQVEAAWRLLMPVLDAWAVAPPSDFPNYAAGTWGPEDTQGLLAHGHSWPEPTELVGLRKKKGKNS
- a CDS encoding HAD-IIB family hydrolase is translated as MKKLIVYDLDGTLAESKSSLDAEMSALLHDLLGVVKVAVISGGDWPQFEKQMLSNLPHDERLANLSLLPTCGTKFFQYAGDWKKIYSEDFTADEKEKIVSSLKKALGVAGFKVEKVWGEVIEDRGSQITFSALGQQAPLGEKNKWDSDFTKRKKIKAILDTFIPEFSVRMGGATSIDVTKPGIDKAYGLRKLRDLLGIPLEEMIFIGDALFVGGNDYPAEEAGVFSIPVRGPDETKQVTEAIIACLDRSPQA